From Saccharomyces paradoxus chromosome IX, complete sequence, one genomic window encodes:
- the ATG32 gene encoding mitophagy protein ATG32 (Mitochondrial outer membrane protein required to initiate mitophagy~similar to YIL146C), which translates to MVLEYQQRETKGSPSKSMAPNSSLADIRTCPEAQTGEDKGLLDPHLSVLELLSKTGHSPSPMGQSLVTSIDISSHHNVNDSISGSWQAIQPLDLGASFIPERCSSQTTNGSILSSSDTSEEEQELLQAPAADIINIIKQGQEGANTVSSSHPFRQLQKVISLPMPGKEETPYNEQDDDDEDEAYEEDSVTITKSLTSSTNSFVMPKLSLSQKNPVFRLLILGRTGSNFYQSIPKEYQSLFELPKYHDSATFPQYTGIVIIFQELREMVSLLNRIVQYSQGKPIIPICQPGQVIQVKNVLKSFLRNKLVKLLFPPVVVANKRDLKKMFQRLQDLSLEYAEDVNEEGNDDEGIRAKSRSYYRNKKADSSKRKSPKSNKKPKKKKQRFFTSWFSWGISITIGISFGCCVTYFVTAAYEHQTVKSLNLRSSIFASLLSLDSSSDTVNTHATTTPSSSEQFLWFDKGTLQINFHTDGFIMKSLTVIKETWSKMNDFVLHALSKPLNFLENLNKSSEFSIDESNRILALGYILL; encoded by the coding sequence ATGGTTTTGGAATACCAACAAAGAGAAACTAAAGGATCTCCATCAAAAAGCATGGCACCTAATTCCTCGTTAGCGGATATTCGCACATGCCCCGAAGCACAAACTGGGGAAGACAAGGGTTTACTTGACCCTCATCTATCAGTGTTGGAACTGTTAAGTAAGACGGGGCATTCGCCTTCCCCAATGGGACAGAGCTTGGTTACGTCCATTGACATATCCAGCCACCATAATGTAAACGATAGCATATCAGGATCGTGGCAAGCCATTCAGCCTTTGGACTTGGGCGCTTCTTTTATCCCAGAAAGATGCTCTTCTCAAACCACTAACGGAAGTATTTTGTCATCTAGCGATacttctgaagaagaacaagagtTGCTTCAAGCGCCTGCTGCTGATATAATAAACATTATTAAACAAGGACAGGAAGGAGCAAATACTGTTTCGTCGTCTCATCCCTTTAGGCAGCTGCAGAAGGTGATATCGCTTCCCATGCCTGGTAAGGAGGAAACTCCTTATAACGAgcaagatgatgatgatgaagatgaggCTTATGAGGAAGATAGTGTGACGATAACGAAAAGCTTGACTTCTTCGACAAACTCTTTTGTTATGCCCAAATTATCACTATCACAAAAGAACCCAGTTTTTCGTCTTCTAATACTGGGAAGGACTGGTTCCAACTTTTATCAATCAATACCAAAGGAATATCAGTCTCTCTTCGAATTACCCAAATATCACGATTCCGCAACATTTCCGCAATATACAGGGATTGTTATAATTTTCCAGGAGCTGAGAGAGATGGTATCCCTGCTAAATAGGATCGTTCAATATTCTCAAGGCAAGCCTATAATACCGATCTGTCAGCCAGGCCAAGTCATCCAAGTGAAAAACGTTCTGAAGTCATTCTTAAGGAATAAACTCGTCAAATTATTGTTCCCTCCAGTAGTTGTGGCCAACAAAAgggatttgaaaaaaatgtttcaaaGATTACAAGACCTATCTCTGGAATACGCAGAGGATGTGAATGAGGAAGGTAATGACGACGAAGGTATACGTGCAAAATCCAGGTCTTATTATCGCAACAAAAAAGCCGACAGctcaaaaaggaaatctCCCAAATCGAATAAAAAAcccaagaagaagaagcaaagGTTCTTCACAAGCTGGTTCAGTTGGGGCATCTCAATTACTATAGGAATAAGTTTCGGGTGTTGTGTGACATACTTTGTTACTGCAGCATACGAACACCAAACAGTTAAGTCCTTAAATTTGCGGTCGTCTATTTTTGCCTCTTTACTATCCCTAGATTCCTCTAGCGACACGGTTAATACGCATGCCACTACAACTCCTTCTTCGAGTGAACAGTTTTTATGGTTTGATAAGGGTACGCTTCAGATAAACTTCCATACAGATGGATTTATCATGAAAAGTCTTACTGTCATCAAGGAAACTTGGAGCAAAATGAATGATTTTGTCTTGCATGCTCTTTCTAAacctttaaattttttggagAACCTTAATAAAAGCTCTGAATTTTCTATTGATGAATCCAATCGGATTTTGGCGCTTGGCTATATTCTATTGTAA
- the MLP2 gene encoding Mlp2p (Myosin-like protein associated with the nuclear envelope~similar to YIL149C), protein MEDKISEFLHVPFESLQGVNYSVLRNLYKKIAKLERSEEEVTKLNVLVDEIKSQYYSRISNLKELLDKSSEQKDIAGKELNCLKEELKEERSRYAREIDTLNKQLDASHEAIREVNDEKSVKEECAIWQSRDQSDDSVKDVLDKENKLLRRKLMEMENILQRCKSNTVSLQLKYNAVVQEKELMLQNKKWIEEKLSSYNEKALAEEVTKTSHVRNLEEKLCQAQTDYESVFTYNNFLLHQNKQLSQSVEEKILEIKNLRDTASIEKAEFSKEMTLQKNMNDLLRSQLTSLEKDHSLRAIEKDDGNSCKNPEHNNVIDELIDTKLTLQKSKDERQRLQNIVMDCIEEDKPTMTTSAGSPTIGKLFSDIKVLKRQLIKERNQKFQLQNQLEDFILELEHKTPELTSFKERTKSLEHELKRSTELLESVSLAKRNDEKEITSLRQKINGCEENIHSLVKQRSDLACQVKLLLLNTSAIQKTASPLSQNELMSLRKFLESRNTVNENDSQSIITERLVEFNNVNELQEKNQELLNCIRTLADKLENHEGKQKKTLAELENQTIKEAKDAIIELENINTKMESRINILLRERDSYKLLVSAKENKANTNADTFVEAAHEKRIRELEAELSSTKVESSAVIQNLRKELLTYKKSQCDKKIALQDFENFKSLAKEKERMLEEEIDRLKTQLEERKSCVPSHIQERKERESNELSQSRIKIEFLEYEISKLKKETANLIPTKKSLTRDLERCCNEKIELQMKLKESEISHNEKELNFSSKESQYRARIKELEKELERLRTELQSKVQEIESLHSSKDSQLKWAQDTVDDAEKKMKSVLTELSTKETTIGTLSSEIENLDKELRKTKFEYKFLNQNSDASTLEPALRKDLEQIQIELKDARSQIKAYEEIISTNENALKELKDELTKTKESYHAKIELEKEEKCAREEDLSRLREELDEIRGLQPKLREGALRLVQQSEKLSNEAEKIQEMKKKIDKMSAIVQVYQKKETSQYQSTLKENKDLSELVIRLEKEAVEYQKELMKTKSSLYNTQDLLDKHERKWMEEKADYERELISNIEQAESLRVENSVLIEKIDDTEGNDGNEDYLKLASLFSNLRHERNLLETKLITCKRDLALVKKKNDSLEETINGLQQTQSLSRKEFQCSAVIIDEFKDITKEIAQVNILKENNAILQKSLKNVTEKNREIYRQLTDRQEEISRLQDDLIQTKEQVSINSNKIIVYESEMEQCKRRYQDLSRQQKDVQKKDIEKLNNEISDLKVKLLSAQNANTDLENKFNRLKKQAHEKLDASKKQQTALTNELNELKAMRDKLEQDLHNESFKVIDMDAKLKTHALQSEDVSRDNEKVTSQTLMEEIESLKRELQIFKNANGSSDAFEKLRVSMEEEKNRIIDERTKEFEKKLEEALNKSESTGADNSENLGKLKKEWLKEYEDETVRRIKEAEENLKKRIRLPSEERIQKIISKRKKELEEEFQKKLKENADSLTFSDRKDNGEDAEEDLWNSPLKGNSERPSAVTDFINQKSIKFQEQLKNVKNGISFNDSRPTSTNKENNVMDSKAAGNKATSTFRFGKPVFSPNTSSLQSFRNPFTASPTNINTSAPLPTFSIQPDFAVGAVIKSADASGSTNNSTNEAKITEIGSTSKRPIENDTSFDPDTKKIKESPANDPASKD, encoded by the coding sequence ATGGAGGACAAAATATCAGAGTTTTTGCATGTTCCATTCGAGTCGCTTCAAGGCGTTAACTATTCTGTTTTAAGAAACTTATACAAGAAAATAGCAAAGCTTGAACgttctgaagaagaagtgaCAAAACTCAATGTTTTAGTCGATGAGATCAAATCGCAGTACTATTCAAGGATTTCAAACCTTAAGGAATTACTAGACAAGTCTTCCGAGCAGAAAGATATAGCCGGCAAAGAATTAAATTGCCTGAAAGAGGAGTTGAAGGAAGAACGTTCCAGATATGCGCGGGAAATAGATACATTAAACAAACAACTGGATGCGAGCCACGAAGCTATAAGAGAAGTAAATGACGAGAAAAGCGTTAAAGAGGAATGTGCAATTTGGCAGAGTAGAGATCAGAGTGATGATTCTGTAAAGGATGTTTTggacaaagaaaataagcTTCTTAGAAGAAAACTGATGGAAATGGAGAATATATTACAAAGGTGCAAGTCCAATACCGTGTCATTACAGTTGAAGTACAATGCTGTagtacaagaaaaagaattaatgctacaaaataaaaaatggatcgaagaaaaactttcatcttataatgaaaaagcGCTAGCAGAAGAAGTTACGAAAACATCGCATGTACGGAATctcgaagaaaaattatgcCAAGCTCAGACCGACTATGAATCCGTTTTTACGtacaataattttttactaCATCAAAATAAGCAACTATCCCAGTCGGTTGAGGAGAAAATATTGGAAATCAAGAATTTGAGAGATACCGCCAGTATAGAAAAGGCAGAATTCTCCAAGGAAATGActttacaaaaaaacatGAATGACTTACTACGCTCTCAATTAACATCATTGGAAAAGGATCATTCCTTGAGGGCAATAGAGAAAGACGATGGTAATTCTTGCAAGAATCCTGAACATAATAATGTGATAGACGAACTGATAGATACAAAACTCACACttcaaaaatcaaaagatgAGCGTCAAAGGTTACAGAATATAGTCATGGATTGTATCGAGGAAGACAAACCTACAATGACTACGAGTGCAGGTTCTCCCACAATAGGTAAATTATTTTCTGATATTAAAGTGCTGAAAAGGCaattgataaaagaaaggaatcaaaaatttcaactACAAAATCAACTGGAGGATTTCATCCTAGAATTAGAACATAAAACCCCTGAACTGACCTCTTTTAAGGAGAGAACAAAATCATTGGAGCATGAATTAAAACGTTCCACAGAACTACTAGAAAGTGTTTCTTTGGCCAAGCGTAACgacgaaaaagaaataactTCATTAAGGCAGAAGATAAATGGttgtgaagaaaatattcattcCCTGGTGAAACAAAGATCGGATTTGGCCTGCCAGGTTAAACTACTACTTTTAAATACATCTGCGATCCAGAAAACGGCATCACCGTTATCACAAAATGAGCTGATGTCATTAAGAAAGTTCCTAGAATCAAGAAATACTGTAAATGAAAACGATTCCCAATCCATTATCACGGAGAGACTAGTTGAATTCAATAATGTAAATGagttacaagaaaaaaatcaagaactCTTAAATTGCATTCGGACTTTGGCTGATAAATTAGAAAATCATGAaggaaaacagaaaaaaactcTAGCAGAATTAGAAAACCAGACTATCAAAGAAGCAAAGGACGCAATAATTGAACTGGAGAATATCAATACGAAAATGGAATCTCGCATAAATATCCTTTTGAGAGAGCGGGATTCTTACAAATTGCTCGTCTCAgctaaagaaaacaagGCCAACACAAACGCTGATACTTTTGTAGAAGCAGCACACGAGAAGAGGATTAGGGAACTTGAAGCAGAGCTTTCATCTACAAAAGTCGAAAGCTCCGCTGTTATtcaaaatttaagaaaagaGTTATTAACTTACAAGAAATCACAATGcgacaaaaaaatagctttacaagattttgaaaacttcaagaGTTTggcaaaggaaaaagaacgtATGCTTGAGGAAGAAATAGATCGCCTGAAAACCCAACTCGAGGAGCGAAAATCATGTGTCCCATCACACATACAGGAGAGGAAGGAGAGAGAGTCAAATGAGCTATCACAGTCTAGAATCAAAATCGAATTCTTGGAGTACGAGATTTCCaaactgaaaaaagaaactgcCAACCTAATACCTACGAAGAAATCTTTAACTAGGGATTTGGAAAGATGCtgtaatgaaaaaatagaattACAGATGAAACTCAAGGAATCCGAAATCAGCcataatgaaaaagagcTCAATTTTAGTTCTAAAGAAAGCCAGTACAGAGCTAGAatcaaagaattggaaaaagaattgGAAAGGTTACGTACTGAATTACAATCAAAGGTACAAGAAATAGAATCACTACACTCATCCAAGGATTCACAACTCAAATGGGCTCAAGATACCGTCGATGAtgcagaaaagaaaatgaagtcCGTATTAACGGAGCtatcaacaaaagaaacaacAATTGGAACACTTTCATCAGAAATAGAGAACCTTGATAAGGAATTGAGAAAAACCAAATTCGAATACAAATTCTTGAATCAAAATAGTGATGCAAGTACGCTGGAGCCGGCTTTAAGAAAAGATTTagaacaaattcaaatcgAATTAAAAGATGCACGCTCACAGATCAAGGCTTATGAAGAGATTATTTCAACGAATGAAAATGCGCTcaaagaattaaaagatGAACTAACGAAGACAAAGGAAAGTTACCATGCTAAGATTGAGTTAGAGAAGGAGGAAAAATGTGCAAGGGAAGAAGATCTATCTCGTTTACGCGAAGAGCTTGATGAAATAAGAGGTTTGCAACCGAAACTAAGAGAAGGTGCATTGCGCCTTGTTCAACAATCAGAAAAGTTAAGCAATGAAGCAGAAAAGATCcaagaaatgaagaaaaaaatcgataAAATGAGTGCGATTGTCCAAGtgtaccaaaaaaaagaaacttccCAATATCAGTCCACTCtgaaggaaaataaagatcTATCTGAATTGGTTATACGTCTTGAAAAAGAGGCGGTCGAATACCAAAAGGAATTGATGAAGACCAAATCTTCGTTATACAACACTCAGGATTTACTCGATAAGCACGAAAGGAAATGGATGGAGGAAAAGGCTGATTATGAAAGAGAGTTGATATCTAATATCGAACAGGCAGAATCCTTGCGTGTCGAAAATTCCGtattaattgaaaaaattgacgACACAGAAGGAAATGATGGCAATGAAGATTACCTAAAACTAGCTTCgttgttttcaaatttacGTCATGAAAGAAATCTCTTAGAAACAAAACTAATTACCTGTAAGAGAGATTTGGCACTCgtcaaaaagaagaacgaTAGTTTAGAAGAAACCATAAATGGTCTGCAACAAACCCAGTCTTTATCACGGAAGGAATTTCAATGCTCTGCGGTTATTATTGATGAGTTCAAGGATATCACGAAAGAAATTGCTCAAGTTAACAttttaaaggaaaataatgCCATTTTACAAAAGAGCCTCAAGAATGTAACCGAAAAAAATAGGGAAATTTATAGACAATTAACTGACAggcaagaagaaatatctCGATTACAGGATGATCTCatacaaacaaaagaacaagTTTCAATCAATTCTAACAAGATTATAGTCTATGAAAGTGAAATGGAACAATGTAAACGGAGATATCAGGACTTATCTCGACAGCAAAAAGAcgtccaaaaaaaagatatcgAAAAGCTAAATAATGAGATTAGTGATTTAAAGGTCAAACTTCTGAGCGCGCAGAATGCAAATACTGACTTGGAGAATAAATTCAATAGGCTAAAGAAGCAAGCgcatgaaaaattggacGCATCTAAGAAACAACAAACCGCTTTAACTAACGAACTCAACGAATTAAAAGCAATGAGAGATAAATTGGAACAAGATTTACATAATGAAAGCTTTAAAGTTATTGACATGGATGCCAAACTCAAGACACATGCACTCCAATCGGAAGACGTCTCGAGAGATAACGAAAAGGTTACCTCCCAAACATTAATGGAGGAGATTGAATCCCTCAAGAGGGAGTtacaaattttcaaaaatgcgAATGGCTCTTCTGATGCATTCGAGAAATTGAGAGTTAGCatggaggaagaaaaaaacagaatTATTGACGAAAGAACAaaggaatttgaaaaaaaactggaGGAGGCCTTGAATAAAAGTGAAAGTACAGGAGCAGACAATAGTGAAAACCTTGggaagttgaaaaaggaatgGCTAAAGGAATATGAAGATGAAACAGTAAGAAGGATTAAGGAGGCAGAAGAGAACctaaagaaaagaataaggTTGCCAAGCGAAGaaagaatacaaaaaattatcagcAAGcgtaaaaaagaattagaagaagagtttcaaaagaaattgaaggaaAATGCGGACAGCCTGACATTTTCTGATAGGAAAGACAACGGGGAAGATGCTGAAGAGGATTTATGGAATAGTCCATTAAAGGGGAATTCTGAAAGGCCTTCGGCTGTCACTGATTTCATAAATCAAAAAAGTATCaaatttcaagaacaaTTGAAGAACGTGAAGAATGGTATCTCCTTTAACGATAGCCGGCCAACGAGTacaaataaagaaaataacgTGATGGATAGTAAGGCTGCTGGTAACAAGGCAACTTCAACTTTTCGTTTTGGTAAGCCAGTATTCTCTCCTAATACGTCATCTCTCCAAAGCTTCCGGAATCCATTCACAGCATCACCAACCAATATAAATACTAGTGCCCCCCTACCTACATTCAGTATTCAACCTGATTTCGCAGTCGGTGCGGTCATCAAGTCTGCCGACGCATCTGGTTCAACTAACAATAGCACTAATGAAGCAAAAATAACGGAAATTGGAAGTACATCAAAACGACCAATCGAGAACGATACGTCTTTTGATCCGGATACCAAAAAGATTAAAGAGAGTCCAGCTAATGACCCAGCTTCCAAGGACTAA
- the SLN1 gene encoding histidine kinase (Transmembrane histidine phosphotransfer kinase and osmosensor~similar to YIL147C), translating to MRFRLPSKLELTPPFRIGIRAQLTALVSIVALGSLIILAITTGVYFTSNYKNLRSDRLYIAAQLKSSQIDQTLNYLYYQAYYLASRDALQNSLTSYVAGNKSADNWVDSLSVVQKFLSSSNLFYVAKVYDSSFSTVLNATNNGTGDLIPEDVLESLFPLSTDTPLPSSLETTGILTDPVLNNTEYLMSMSLPVFANPSIILTDSRVYGYITIVMSAEGLKSVFNDTTALETSNVAIISAVYNNQGKASGYHFVFPPYGSPTDLPRQVFPIKNNTFISSAFKNGKGGSLKQTSSFSSTGNLALGYSPCSFQLVNWVAVVSQHESVFLSPATKLAKIITGTVIAIGVFVILLTLPLAHWAVQPIVRLQKATELITEGRGLRPSTPRTVSRASSFKRGFSSGFTVPSSLLQFNTGEAGSTTSASGHGGSGHGSGAAFSTGSSMKSAINLGNEKLSPSEEENKIPNNHTDAKISMDGSLNHDLLAPHSLKHNDTDRSSNRSHILTTSANLTEARLPDYRRLFSDELSDLTETFNTMTDALDQHYALLEDRVRARTKQLEAAKIEAEAANEAKTVFIANISHELRTPLNGILGMTAISMEETDVSKIRNSLKLIFRSGELLLHILTELLTFSKNVLQRTKLEKRDFCITDVALQIKSIFGKVAKDQRVRLSISLFPNLIRTMVLWGDSNRIIQIVMNLVSNALKFTPVDGTVDVRMKLLGEYDKELSEKKQFKEVYIKRGTEVTEDLENTDKRDLPTSSNHRKGVDLESAATSIASNRDTSTIQEEITKRNTVANESVYKKVNDREKSSNDDVSSIVSTTTSSYDNAIFNSQFNKAPCSDDEEGGNLGRSIENPKAWVISIEVEDTGPGIDPSLQESVFHPFVQGDQTLSRQYGGTGLGLSICRQLANMMHGTMKLESKVGVGSKFTFTLPLHQTKEISFADMDFPFEDEFNPESRKNRRVKFSVAKSVKSRQSTSSIATPVTNKSGLTKDVLPEEKIKDKYETKDVENINMGREEENGNGNLEQLQEKNKKPSTFLSNAESNGQKSLSSKHRSRHENLGSVNLDRPFLQSTGTATSSRNVPTVKDDDKDETSIKILVVEDNHVNQEVIKRMLNLEGIENIELACDGQEAFDKVKELTSKGENYNMIFMDVQMPKVDGLLSTKMIRHDLGYTSPIVALTAFADDSNIKECLESGMNGFLSKPIKRPKLKTILAEFCAAYQGKKINK from the coding sequence ATGCGATTTCGTCTGCCATCAAAATTGGAGCTCACCCCTCCGTTTAGAATAGGCATCCGAGCTCAACTAACGGCGTTAGTTAGTATAGTGGCTTTAGGCTCACTAATTATTCTGGCTATAACGACCGGTGTCTATTTTACCTCGAACTATAAAAATTTAAGGTCCGACAGACTGTACATTGCGGCCCAGCTAAAGTCATCACAGATTGACCAGACACTAAACTATCTATACTACCAAGCGTACTATTTAGCATCAAGAGACGCACTACAAAACTCTCTAACAAGTTACGTTGCAGGTAACAAAAGTGCGGATAATTGGGTAGACTCCTTAAGTGtggttcaaaaatttttgagctCTTCAAACTTATTCTATGTCGCCAAAGTTTACGATTCCTCATTTAGTACTGTTTTGAACGCTACGAATAATGGAACTGGTGACCTAATTCCTGAAGATGTTTTAGAGAGTTTGTTCCCATTATCGACTGATACACCGCTACCTTCTTCACTGGAAACTACAGGTATATTAACGGATCCAGTACTAAATAACACCGAATATCTGATGTCTATGTCTTTACCTGTTTTTGCGAATCCTTCTATTATCTTGACGGATTCAAGAGTTTACGGATACATCACTATAGTAATGTCGGCAGAGGGTCTGAAAAGTGTGTTCAACGATACAACTGCTTTAGAAACATCCAATGTTGCCATTATATCCGCAGTATATAACAATCAGGGTAAAGCTTCAGGATACCATTTTGTCTTTCCACCATATGGATCACCAACAGACCTACCGCGACAAGTTTTTCccataaaaaataatacctTCATAAGCAGtgcattcaaaaatggtaaGGGTGGGTCTTTGAAACAAACCAGTAGCTTTAGTAGTACAGGGAATTTGGCTCTAGGCTATTCACCATGTTCATTCCAACTGGTTAATTGGGTCGCGGTAGTTTCACAGCATGAGTCGGTCTTCCTTTCTCCAGCAACGAAGCTAGCGAAAATCATCACTGGTACTGTCATAGCTATTGGCGTCTTCGTCATTTTACTAACCCTTCCTCTAGCACACTGGGCAGTTCAACCAATTGTACGATTACAGAAGGCAACTGAATTAATCACAGAAGGGAGAGGCCTGCGACCGAGCACTCCAAGAACAGTAAGCCGGGCCAGTTCATTCAAAAGAGGATTCAGTTCTGGATTTACTGTTCCTTCCTCATTATTGCAATTCAACACTGGTGAAGCTGGCAGCACCACAAGCGCAAGCGGCCATGGAGGCAGCGGCCATGGTAGTGGTGCCGCTTTTTCTACGGGCAGTAGCATGAAAAGTGCTATAAACCttggaaatgaaaaactgtCACCTTcagaagaggaaaacaaaatacCGAATAATCATACCGATGCCAAAATATCAATGGATGGCTCCCTAAACCACGACTTGCTTGCGCCACATTCTCTGAAGCATAATGATACTGACAGGAGTTCTAATAGATCTCACATTCTTACAACTTCTGCAAACTTAACCGAAGCTAGACTACCAGACTACAGAAGACTATTTTCTGATGAACTTTCCGATTTAACTGAAACCTTCAATACTATGACAGATGCATTAGACCAACATTATGCTCTTTTAGAAGATAGAGTCAGGGCCAGAACAAAACAACTTGAAGCCGCTAAGATCGAGGCAGAAGCCGCAAATGAAGCGAAAACAGTCTTTATTGCTAACATTTCGCACGAATTGAGAACACCTTTAAATGGTATTCTAGGTATGACAGCTATTTCAATGGAAGAAACCGACGTTAGcaaaataagaaatagTCTAAAACTTATTTTTAGATCAGGTGAGCTTTTACTTCATATTCTAACAGAGTTGTTaactttttccaaaaatgttcttcaaagaacGAAACTAGAGAAAAGAGATTTTTGCATTACCGATGTTGCTTTGCAAATAAAGTCAATATTCGGTAAAGTTGCAAAGGATCAGCGTGTTCGTCtttcaatatcattgtTTCCTAATTTGATAAGAACAATGGTCCTTTGGGGTGATTCCAACAGAATCATTCAAATCGTGATGAATCTAGTATCAAATGCACTAAAGTTCACCCCCGTAGATGGTACCGTTGACGTAAGAATGAAATTATTGGGCGAATACGACAAAGAATTAAGCgagaaaaaacaatttAAAGAAGTGTATATCAAAAGGGGAACTGAAGTGACCGAAGATTTAGAAAACACTGATAAACGCGATCTTCCAACTTCATCAAACCATAGAAAAGGTGTTGATTTGGAATCCGCCGCCACTTCCATAGCAAGTAATAGAGATACTTCGACAATCCAAGAAGAGATAACTAAAAGAAATACTGTTGCGAATGAAAGTGTCTATAAGAAAGTGAATGACAGAGAAAAATCGTCGAATGACGATGTATCTTCGATAGTATCAACGACTACCAGCTCATACGATAATGCCATCTTCAATAGTCAGTTCAATAAAGCACCTTGTTcagatgacgaagaaggtGGTAACCTAGGAAGATCCATAGAAAATCCCAAAGCCTGGGTTATTTCTATTGAAGTCGAAGATACTGGGCCTGGCATTGACCCTTCCTTACAAGAATCTGTATTTCATCCATTTGTTCAAGGTGATCAAACATTATCCAGACAATATGGCGGTACTGGCCTTGGTTTATCCATTTGTAGGCAGTTAGCAAACATGATGCATGGAACGATGAAATTAGAGTCGAAAGTCGGCGTTGGTAGTAAATTCACTTTCACCTTACCATTACATCAAACTAAAGAGATTAGTTTTGCAGATATGGACTTTCCTTTTGAAGACGAATTTAATCCTGAGagtagaaaaaatagaagagTCAAATTTAGCGTTGCCAAAAGTGTTAAGAGCCGACAATCCACATCATCCATCGCAACACCTGTTACAAATAAAAGCGGTTTAACTAAAGATGTGCTACCggaggaaaaaatcaaagacAAATACGAGACGAAAGATGTTGAAAACATTAACATGggaagagaagaagaaaatggaaatggaAATCTTGAGCAATTACaggagaaaaataaaaaacccTCTACATTTCTCTCAAATGCTGAAAGTAACGGACAGAAATCTTTGTCTTCCAAGCATCGTTCTCGACATGAAAATCTGGGTTCTGTGAATCTCGATAGACCATTTTTGCAAAGTACTGGTACAGCTACATCCAGTAGAAATGTTCCCACAGTCAAAGACGACGATAAAGATGAAACAAGTATCAAGATTTTGGTTGTAGAAGATAATCACGTAAATCAAGAAGttataaaaagaatgtTAAACTTAGAAGGcattgaaaatattgaacTGGCTTGCGATGGCCAAGAAGCATTCGACAAAGTTAAAGAATTAACATCAAAGGGCGAAAATTATAATATGATTTTCATGGATGTCCAAATGCCTAAAGTGGATGGATTACTTTCTACTAAGATGATAAGGCACGATCTAGGCTATACATCACCAATTGTTGCTCTAACCGCATTTGCCGATGATAGCAACATCAAAGAATGCTTAGAATCAGGCATGAATGGGTTTTTATCGAAACCGATCAAAAGACCGAAATTAAAGACTATTCTTGCAGAGTTTTGTGCGGCATATCagggaaagaaaataaacaagtGA